Proteins co-encoded in one Desulforegulaceae bacterium genomic window:
- the neuC gene encoding UDP-N-acetylglucosamine 2-epimerase encodes MKNVMVVTTGRADYGLLYPLIKAIEKSKLLSLSLCATGSHLSKFHGYTLDLIKKDKISIDFIVDLKLGSDTEKDICNSISIGIQGFSEIFTAKKPDLIVLLGDRYELFCAAIPSVIHKIPIAHIHGGESTLGLIDDPVRHSVTKMSSLHFASLEIYRKRIIQMGEFPERVFNVGAIGIDNIKNIQLPEVDELNSITGADFRKKIGLLTYHPVTLDYTSPEKQISEILEAVRSSEICALATMPNADSGNNAIYQALKVFSEKYPQKLILVKNLGQRAYLGAMKHSSLMIGNSSSGIIESPFFKLPVVNIGDRQGGRYKTENILDTDCNSKSIKKVIEKALSSDFRKFIENMDNPYGNGTASAKIASKLEEIDFKDKSLIKKGFYDLN; translated from the coding sequence ATGAAGAACGTAATGGTTGTCACAACAGGAAGAGCTGATTACGGTCTTTTATACCCACTGATAAAAGCAATTGAAAAAAGTAAACTTTTAAGCCTTTCTTTGTGTGCCACAGGTTCCCACCTTTCAAAATTTCACGGTTATACGCTGGATTTAATCAAAAAAGATAAAATATCAATTGATTTTATAGTTGATTTAAAACTTGGTTCAGATACAGAAAAAGATATTTGCAATTCTATATCAATAGGTATTCAGGGGTTTTCAGAAATTTTTACAGCAAAGAAACCAGATCTAATTGTTTTGCTGGGTGACAGATATGAACTTTTTTGTGCTGCAATTCCATCGGTTATTCATAAAATTCCTATTGCTCATATTCATGGGGGGGAATCAACTTTAGGACTTATTGATGACCCTGTGCGTCATTCAGTAACAAAAATGTCTTCACTTCATTTTGCCTCTTTAGAAATTTATAGAAAAAGAATCATTCAAATGGGAGAATTTCCTGAAAGGGTTTTTAATGTTGGAGCAATAGGCATTGATAATATAAAAAATATTCAGTTACCTGAAGTTGATGAATTAAACAGTATTACAGGAGCAGATTTTAGAAAAAAAATTGGTTTGCTGACCTATCATCCTGTAACACTTGATTATACAAGTCCTGAAAAACAGATTAGTGAAATTCTTGAAGCAGTCAGGAGTTCTGAAATTTGTGCTCTTGCAACCATGCCAAATGCTGATTCAGGAAATAATGCCATATATCAAGCCTTAAAAGTATTTTCAGAAAAATATCCTCAAAAATTAATTCTTGTAAAAAATCTTGGTCAAAGGGCTTATCTTGGAGCAATGAAACATTCATCTTTAATGATAGGCAATTCTTCAAGTGGAATTATTGAATCTCCGTTTTTTAAACTTCCTGTGGTAAATATTGGAGACAGACAAGGGGGAAGATACAAAACAGAAAATATTTTAGACACAGATTGTAACAGTAAAAGCATCAAAAAAGTAATTGAAAAAGCTTTGTCTTCTGATTTTAGAAAATTTATTGAAAACATGGACAACCCCTATGGCAATGGAACTGCATCTGCTAAAATAGCAAGTAAGCTTGAGGAAATTGATTTTAAAGATAAAAGCCTGATTAAAAAAGGATTTTATGATTTAAATTAA
- a CDS encoding formyltransferase family protein: MNIVFIGTVDFSRHCLVEILKNNGKISGIISSENSGFNSDYSDLSDIAEKVGIPFLLTKDINSADTERWIADKKPDIIFCFGWSNLIKKRLLNLPPMGILGVHPALLPENRGRHPIIWSIVLGLKKSGLTFFFMDEGADSGPILSQKSFEISETDNAADVYEKIKRLACFQIKEFLPHLEKNTYKLTLQDNLKVNYLRKRSTKDGIIDWRMPSNGILNLVRALYKPYPGAEIKIKDKNYKVWKVEKSLKDLPVNIEPGKVIEVQENIPCVKTGDGSIKILEIEPEFIFKKGMYL, from the coding sequence ATGAATATTGTTTTTATAGGCACTGTAGATTTCAGCCGTCATTGCTTGGTTGAGATTTTAAAAAATAATGGGAAAATATCTGGAATTATAAGTTCTGAAAATTCAGGGTTTAATAGTGATTATTCAGATTTATCTGATATTGCAGAAAAAGTTGGTATTCCTTTTTTACTTACAAAAGATATAAACAGTGCTGATACAGAAAGGTGGATTGCTGATAAAAAACCAGATATTATTTTTTGTTTCGGCTGGTCAAATCTTATTAAAAAAAGACTTTTAAATTTGCCGCCAATGGGAATACTTGGAGTTCATCCTGCTTTACTTCCAGAAAACAGGGGCAGACATCCTATAATCTGGTCTATTGTTTTAGGTTTAAAAAAAAGCGGGCTTACATTTTTTTTTATGGATGAAGGTGCTGATTCTGGTCCAATTCTTTCTCAAAAAAGTTTTGAAATTTCAGAAACTGATAATGCTGCCGATGTATATGAAAAAATAAAGAGACTTGCTTGTTTTCAGATAAAAGAATTTTTGCCTCATCTCGAAAAAAATACTTATAAATTGACTTTACAAGATAATTTAAAGGTAAATTATTTGAGAAAAAGAAGTACAAAAGATGGAATTATAGACTGGAGAATGCCTTCAAATGGAATATTAAACCTTGTAAGGGCTCTTTATAAACCATACCCGGGAGCAGAAATAAAAATTAAAGATAAGAATTATAAAGTTTGGAAGGTTGAAAAATCTTTAAAAGATTTGCCTGTAAATATTGAACCAGGCAAAGTTATTGAGGTTCAAGAAAATATACCTTGTGTAAAAACCGGAGACGGAAGTATCAAAATTCTTGAAATTGAACCAGAGTTTATTTTTAAAAAAGGAATGTATTTATGA
- a CDS encoding radical SAM protein: MKLLIINPPIRVTDKPRHIPHGLAILANIIRKKLNFVDLVFIDWNANRYSNKKMKSILREVEYDVVMIGGLVPVYKTVIELSQWIRSISKKAKIIAGGSVAMSIPQLLLENSEVDIVCTGEGEKTIVNLLRALKEEKNPDLNKIKGLAYLEDDNYIRTEEEELIKDLDLESDMPAYDLLPMDIYLKNNIIGLGRETDFISSRGCPYKCSFCYQPWGRKFRGHSVEFITDSIKYIDKLYGLDFVCFQDDEFMAKPKRVYEFCEARNKYFPNIRWSSTGRANIINDDIMQVVTTSGCCSVSYGFESGSPFMLKKMNKAITPEQMSNAVYLNRKYGLPIPISFILGMPGETRETCEETIHFCIENNLHLGSLMFATPYPGTEIFEYALSKKRINENKLHEFVLGLGDARDFVINLTDEFTDEELKLQYGEMQKRTLEKFTPLPIEEVSTKIKTLYGKFASDYLNLDDAEKEHRQKHGAINLF; encoded by the coding sequence ATGAAATTACTTATAATCAATCCACCCATAAGAGTTACCGATAAACCAAGGCATATTCCCCATGGGCTTGCAATTTTGGCAAATATAATCAGGAAAAAATTAAATTTTGTAGATTTGGTTTTTATCGACTGGAACGCAAATAGATACAGTAATAAAAAAATGAAATCCATTTTAAGAGAAGTTGAGTATGATGTTGTTATGATAGGAGGGCTTGTACCTGTTTATAAGACTGTAATTGAACTTTCACAATGGATACGAAGTATTTCAAAGAAAGCAAAAATTATTGCAGGTGGAAGTGTTGCAATGAGCATTCCCCAGCTTTTGTTGGAAAATTCTGAAGTTGATATTGTTTGTACAGGAGAGGGTGAAAAAACAATAGTAAATCTTTTGCGTGCCTTAAAAGAAGAAAAAAATCCTGATTTAAATAAAATAAAAGGTTTGGCCTATCTTGAAGATGATAATTATATAAGAACCGAGGAAGAGGAGCTTATAAAAGATCTTGATTTAGAAAGTGATATGCCTGCCTATGATCTTCTTCCCATGGATATATATTTGAAAAACAATATTATTGGGCTTGGAAGAGAAACTGATTTTATTTCCAGCAGAGGATGTCCATATAAATGTTCTTTTTGTTATCAGCCATGGGGTCGCAAATTTAGAGGTCATTCTGTTGAATTTATTACTGATTCAATAAAATATATTGATAAACTTTATGGTTTAGATTTTGTTTGTTTTCAGGATGATGAGTTTATGGCAAAGCCCAAAAGAGTTTATGAGTTTTGCGAAGCAAGGAACAAATATTTCCCCAATATAAGATGGTCTTCAACAGGAAGAGCCAATATTATAAATGATGATATAATGCAGGTTGTAACAACTTCTGGCTGTTGCTCTGTTTCATATGGCTTTGAGTCTGGTTCTCCTTTTATGTTAAAAAAAATGAATAAAGCAATAACCCCTGAGCAAATGTCAAATGCAGTTTATCTTAATAGAAAATACGGGCTGCCAATTCCTATTTCTTTTATTTTAGGCATGCCTGGTGAAACAAGAGAAACCTGTGAAGAAACAATTCATTTTTGTATTGAAAATAATCTTCATCTTGGTTCTCTTATGTTTGCAACACCTTATCCTGGAACAGAAATTTTTGAATATGCATTATCTAAAAAAAGAATAAATGAAAACAAGCTGCATGAATTTGTTCTTGGTTTAGGCGATGCAAGGGATTTTGTGATAAATTTAACAGATGAATTTACAGATGAAGAGCTTAAATTACAATATGGTGAAATGCAAAAAAGAACTTTGGAAAAATTTACCCCCTTGCCCATAGAAGAAGTAAGTACAAAAATTAAAACTTTATATGGAAAGTTCGCATCAGATTACTTAAATCTTGATGATGCAGAAAAAGAACACCGTCAAAAGCACGGTGCCATCAATCTTTTTTAA
- a CDS encoding PIG-L family deacetylase — MKVLVISVHPDDETLGCGGTILKHKKNNDEMYWLIITGVSTELGYSKDFIDKRKKQVLDVSKAYGFKDVINLNFPAAKLYNVDFSLLLDKISETIQKIKPHTVYTVNRSDIHTDHQIAAKAVMSSLKSFRAAFVKRLLMYECLSETEIAFPLPENVFIPNSYSDITEFIDDKIKIMEIYSSEVQQPPYPRSLENIKSLARFRGASVSAYYAEAFMLLRDVF, encoded by the coding sequence ATGAAAGTGCTGGTTATTTCAGTACATCCAGACGATGAAACATTAGGCTGTGGTGGAACAATTTTAAAACATAAAAAAAACAATGATGAAATGTACTGGCTTATTATCACAGGTGTTTCAACTGAACTTGGGTATTCAAAAGATTTTATAGATAAAAGAAAAAAACAAGTCTTAGATGTGTCAAAAGCTTATGGATTTAAAGATGTAATAAATTTGAATTTTCCTGCCGCAAAACTTTATAATGTAGATTTTAGTCTTTTGCTTGATAAAATTTCTGAAACCATTCAAAAAATTAAACCCCATACAGTTTACACTGTAAACAGGTCAGATATTCATACAGATCATCAAATTGCTGCAAAAGCAGTAATGAGTTCATTGAAAAGTTTCAGAGCTGCTTTTGTTAAGAGATTGCTTATGTATGAATGTCTTTCTGAAACAGAAATTGCTTTCCCTTTGCCTGAAAATGTTTTTATTCCAAACTCATATTCAGATATAACAGAGTTTATTGATGATAAAATTAAAATAATGGAAATTTACAGTTCTGAGGTTCAGCAGCCTCCTTACCCAAGGAGTCTTGAAAATATCAAATCTCTTGCAAGATTTAGAGGTGCCTCTGTTTCTGCTTATTATGCAGAAGCTTTTATGCTTTTAAGAGATGTTTTTTAG
- a CDS encoding nucleotidyltransferase family protein, with product MADWKKVAVKPDDSIKKVVDIIDKSALQIALVTDNNGRLLGTVTDGDIRRGLLKGIGLDGKIKEVANKNPHTATSKMNEFAVKSLMKRFGIKQIPIVGKDLEIIDLIVSKEFLGQNLKENPVVIMAGGLGTRLRPLTNDCPKPLLKIGGKPILEIILDNFISEGFESFYFSINYKGQMIKDYFEDGSNWGVSINYIEEDKKLGTAGSLSLLNETFDNPMIVMNGDLLTKVNFSQLLDFHKENNHTATMCVRNYEMQIPYGVVNIDGSTLNSIEEKPVHKFFVNAGIYVLNHDVKDIIPENDYYDMTDLFREIVGKKMKTGVFPIKEYWVDIGRLQDFETANFEYAQIFTS from the coding sequence ATGGCAGACTGGAAAAAAGTAGCTGTAAAACCAGATGATTCAATAAAAAAAGTAGTGGATATAATAGACAAATCAGCATTACAAATTGCTCTTGTTACAGACAACAACGGCAGGCTTCTTGGAACTGTAACAGACGGTGATATAAGAAGAGGGCTTTTAAAAGGTATTGGCCTGGATGGAAAAATTAAAGAGGTCGCCAATAAAAACCCACACACTGCAACTTCAAAAATGAATGAATTTGCAGTTAAATCATTGATGAAAAGGTTTGGAATAAAACAAATACCTATTGTAGGTAAAGACTTAGAAATAATAGATTTAATAGTATCAAAAGAGTTTTTAGGACAAAACCTTAAAGAAAATCCTGTTGTTATTATGGCAGGCGGACTTGGAACAAGACTTAGACCCCTTACAAATGACTGTCCTAAACCCCTTCTTAAAATTGGCGGTAAACCTATTTTGGAAATTATTCTTGATAATTTTATAAGTGAAGGGTTTGAAAGTTTTTATTTTTCAATAAATTATAAAGGTCAAATGATAAAAGATTATTTTGAAGATGGTTCAAACTGGGGAGTTTCAATAAATTATATTGAAGAAGATAAAAAACTTGGAACTGCCGGAAGCCTTTCTCTTTTGAATGAAACTTTTGATAATCCAATGATTGTAATGAATGGTGATTTACTTACAAAAGTTAATTTTAGTCAGCTTCTCGATTTTCATAAAGAAAATAACCATACTGCAACAATGTGTGTAAGAAATTATGAAATGCAGATACCTTATGGAGTGGTAAATATTGACGGCTCAACTTTAAATTCAATTGAGGAAAAACCTGTACATAAATTTTTTGTAAATGCAGGTATTTATGTATTAAATCATGATGTTAAAGATATAATTCCTGAAAATGATTATTATGATATGACTGATTTATTCAGGGAAATTGTTGGAAAAAAAATGAAAACCGGAGTTTTTCCAATTAAGGAATACTGGGTTGATATTGGAAGACTTCAGGATTTTGAAACAGCTAATTTTGAATATGCTCAAATTTTCACTTCATGA